The sequence AGGGCGTAGGGTCCTTCGATGCCGTGTAAGGTAAAATGCGCCCTTACCTGTGCCAAGCTTGCTAGGAGCTCCGATGGGTCTTGAAGGGGCAGTTCCTGGACAAACTCTTTTGAGGCAGCGAAAATGCCTTCTATGCAGGCATCGTCCAAACCATAGAATACTGCTTTATCTTCGAAGGATGCTATCTTTCTGGCTGCTTCTTCGAGACTAGAGAGATCGGGAGATTTGGAGCCTCTGGCTATACTGTCTAATTCGCATAGGGATAGCTCGAAGGGCACGTAAGCTTCTACCAAAGGCAAACTCAGGCGCGTAGCATAACAAACCTCTTTGGAGGCATCGCCCTTTTTAAGCTTTCCCGTCGGGTAGGCTGCATAGTCCCAACCCAGGGGGCCTATGAAATCCACAAACTTTCTTGCGGAGAGGTTCTGTTTTAATATCTCTTCCGATCTTTGGAGTATCTCTTCCCACGCAGGGTTATTTACGGGTGCAAGCTCTTTTTTTAAAAAATCCATCTGATTCATCCCTCCTTTACTTTTTAAGAGATCCGATGTTTAAGCTCGAAGGGGCTTTATCCTTCGAGGGTGTTTCGTTTGACGTCGCCGATTCTTCAATTTCCGTAATGGGCTCTTCGGTAAAAAGGTAGGTACGAAGAGCTTCGTCCCAACTCGGCATATTTCGCCTCAGCCATTCGAGAAGCATGGCTGCGTGTTCCATTTCTTCGTCGCGATTATGCTCTACTACTGCTTTAATCGCTGGATCCTTTGTGGCTGCAGCTCTGTCGTTGTACCACATGACTGCCTCTATCTCTTCTTTGAGGCTGGCCAGGGCTCTGTGAAAATCTCTATCCTGTGCAGTGAGCTCTTCTACCGGTTCATGATATTCGGCCATGGAAAATCCCTCCTTAATTTGATATGTTTTCGAAATTTATTATACTTCACAATTGGAGCTTGGGCAAAAGAACTTATTCTTTAGTACAATGAGATAGCTATCAAAGAATCAATATAAACGATCAGGGAGAGATATATAATGGAGAACAGGGAATTTCAAGTCGACGAAGCGACCGTCGATACTTCTTTAGATTGGTCGAGCCTCATTGCCTTGGCAGTTACTCTTTTAGTGTGGTCGTCGGCCTTCGCTGCGATAAAGGCAGCTCTAGAGCATTATACTCCTCTTCATCTTGCTGTCCTCCGTTTTATGATCTCTTCGCTGATATTGCTTCCCTTCGTATTTTTTAAGTTCGGTTTGCCCCAATTAAAGGATCTCCCATTTATATTTTTTCTGAGCGC comes from Acetomicrobium thermoterrenum DSM 13490 and encodes:
- a CDS encoding family 1 encapsulin nanocompartment shell protein is translated as MDFLKKELAPVNNPAWEEILQRSEEILKQNLSARKFVDFIGPLGWDYAAYPTGKLKKGDASKEVCYATRLSLPLVEAYVPFELSLCELDSIARGSKSPDLSSLEEAARKIASFEDKAVFYGLDDACIEGIFAASKEFVQELPLQDPSELLASLAQVRAHFTLHGIEGPYALVASPALYTRIYSAGEGYPLYKKISDILGDSRIILSSQINDGIVVSLRGGDFELVSGQDISIGYKEHNDTVVSLYYTETFTFNVNTPEAAVPLKLVD
- a CDS encoding encapsulin-associated ferritin-like protein, yielding MAEYHEPVEELTAQDRDFHRALASLKEEIEAVMWYNDRAAATKDPAIKAVVEHNRDEEMEHAAMLLEWLRRNMPSWDEALRTYLFTEEPITEIEESATSNETPSKDKAPSSLNIGSLKK